The DNA sequence GGCGAATGCAGATCTGGTTCCGGGTACGTTTGAGACCGCCGCCTCGATCTCGCGGGCGATGGCCTCGATCTCTGTCAGGTCGTCGCCCGTGACTTTGACGCCGATCGGGGTTCTGACCCCTGTTGAAACCATGTCCATCCGGATCTTGATCGGATAGCCCCAAGAATTGACGAGCCCTGGCATTTGCAGTTTCGCATCGAGTTCATCGGTGATGTCATCGACGTTAATCCCTGGCCGCCATTCTTCCTTTGGCTTCAGTTTGATCCAGGTCTCGATCATGGTCAGCGGCGCCGGGTCCGTTGCGGTATCGGCCCGGCCTGCCTTGCCGAAGACCCGGTCCACTTCCGGGACCGTCTGAATAACCCGATTTGTCTGTCCGAGAATCTCTCGCATCTTGGTCGCCGACACGCCGGGCAGGGTGGTTGGCATATACAGCAGTTCGCCTTCGTAGAGGGCCGGCATGAATTCGGAACCAATGCGTTGAATGGGTACAATAACGCTTGCGGTAAGCGCGAGGGCGATCGCAATGGTTATCCACTTGAAGCGCAAGGCGATGTGTAGAACAGGCATGTAAGCCCAGACGAAGAAGGCATTGACCGGATTGGCTTCCTCGCGGCGAAACCGACCCCGCATCAGATAGAGCATCAGGACCGGAACGAGGGTCACCGACAGGATCGCCGCGAAAGCCATGGCGTAGGTTTTTGTGTAAGCGAGCGGGCTGAACAGCCTGAAACTTTGCCCTGTGAGCGCAAAGACTGGCAGGAAAGAAACAGTGATGATCAGGAGCGAGAAGAAGATGCCAGGGCCGACTTCCCGGGCAGCCTCCTCCAGAGCCTGACGGCGAGCTTTCGGGTGGGGTTTGCCCCCGAGATCAGCCAGTTTCCGGCTTGCATTCTCGACGAGAACAATCGAGGCATCGACCATCGCCCCAATCGCGATGGCGATGCCTCCAAGCGACATGATGTTTGCGGTGACGCCCTGCCACGACATGATGAGAAACGCGCCCAGAACACCAAGCGGCAGCGTAATGATCGCCACAAGCGATGAGCGCACATGGAGCAGGAAGATGAGGATGACGAGCGCAACCGCGATACCTTCCTCGATGAGCTTGTGGGTGAGATAGTCGACAGACCCTTCGATGAGTGGAGCGCGATCATAGACGGTGACAATTTCGACCCCTTCGGGCAGTCCGCGCTGCAGGCTTGCCAGCTTTTCTTTCACCGCTTTGATGACGGTCAGGGCGTTTTCGCCGTCACGCATCACGACAATGCCAGACACCGTCTCGCCTTCGCCGTTTAACTCGACGATACCGCGGCGCAGGGCCGGGCCTTCCACAATCCGGGCGACATCACTGAGTTGAACGGGTGTGCCATCCTCGGCCTTAACGACGACCTGTTCGAGGTCGGGTTTCTCATCGACATAACCCGATGAACGGATCACGAACTCTGTCTCACCCTGTTCGAGGACCCGGCCGCCGACCTCGCTCGATGCCGCGCGAACGGCATCGCGGATGCGGGCGATTGAGAGGTCGTAGCTGCGTAGGCGATTTGGGTCGATGAGGATCTGGTACTCACGCACGAAGCCTCCGACAGATGCGACTTCTGCGACCCCCTCAACGCCTGCGAGTTCGAGTTTCAGAAACCAGTCCTGCAGTGACCGCAGTTCGGCGAGGTCAGTGTTTCCAGTCTTGTCGACAAGGGCGTATTGATAGACCCAGCCCACGCCCGTCGCATCCGGCCCGATTTGAGGCACGGCGCCTTCCGGAAGCTCTGAACCAAGCCTGGACAGGGCCTCGAGCACCCGCGACCGAGCCCAGTAGAGATCTACATCGTCGTCGAAAATGACGTAGACGAAGCTGGTGCCAAACATGGACGAGCCGCGCACGTCCTTCGTTCGCGGCAGACCGAGCAGGTTGGTCGACAGGGGATAGGTGACGAGATCCTCAACGATCTGAGGGCTCTGACCGGGAAAGTCAGTGCGGATGATGACCTGGGTATCGGTGAGATCTGGTACGGCATCTAACGGCGTACGCTGCACTGCCATCCATCCGGTTACAGCGAGTGTGGCGGCCAGCATCAGCACGATGAGCTGATTGGACACAGACCAGGAAATCAGCTTGGCGACCCATGACTTGGAAGGATCGCGCCCGGCGAGTTCGTCTCTTTCCAGCTCTGTCATATCAGCGGTCCCGGCCCTGCGGCTTCTGCGCGTCGGCAGAATTGTCGCTTTCAGAATTCATCGACATGGCCGCCATCGGGTCTGGCCAATTGATCAGTTCCGCCGTTTCACCGCCGTAAGGATTGCTGGGCGAGTTGCCTTGCTCCAGCCAATAATGGCCGCTGGCTTCATCCCGGTAGAGCGACAGCCCGGCATCCCGGTAATGGCTTGGTGCCCCCTCCAGCAGCCAGGGACGTAGCGCCTGCATGAGGCGGGAGAGTGCGATACGAAGCTCTTCGGTGTCGTCTGCCTCCTGGGCACTCTGTAGCGCATCCTCGGAGCTATCGATAATTGGCTCCAGCCTGGTATTCGCATATTGCGGCCTCAACTTCGCGGCGAGACCGATCGCCGGCTCTACGAAGAGGGGATCAATTTCATAGCCGTCGGTCAGTGCTTCATGGAAGTAGAGCGCCATGTCCGTGAAATGGTCGATTTCGGCGAGGGTTTGCGCATTGACCGGAATTTCGGAAAGCGGCGCATCCGGGTCTGTCAGTGTGTCCGCCGGAGCTTCAAGCTTGGACAGGCCTTCCCTCAGATTGGCTTCGCTATCGAGCAGGAACTGTCCGCTTGCAACCACCATTTCGCCGCGCTGAAGACCTTCGAGGATCTCTGTGCGGCCATTGGAGGAAACGCCGGCTTTTACAGCGCGTCCAGAGAACCTGCCATCGCCCTCCGCAATGATGACGCGGGCGCCTTCGCTTCCAACGAGTATGGCTTCGCTGGGGACAGACAGGCGTGGCTGGCCTCCGACATTGAGCCTAATATCGGCATACGCGCCAGGGCGCAGATAGCCTGAGGCATTGTCGACTTCTATCCGGACATCAGCTGTTCGCGTCTTCGGGTCTATCGTCGGATAAATATAATCTATCCGGCCCTCGTCAGGCGCTTCCGGCGCACTGGGAAAACTAAGACGGACTGGAACACCAGTGTCCACCAATGGAAGGTCGCTTTCCGGTATGGATGCAATGATCCAGACGCCCGAATAGGACTGCAGGCGGAGGATGGGTGTGCCCGGTTTGACGTAGTCGCCATCGCGCACCTGAAGGTCGGCCACCGTACCGCCCGCCTCTGCATAGACAGGCACGCGTTCAATTACCTTTCCGGACTCTTTCAGCTGCCTGATGGCAGCCTCCTGCATGCCAAGCGACTGCAGGCGTTGGCGGACCGCTGAAATACGCGTCTCGTTCCCGATGTCGATTGAGTTCAGATAGTCCTTTTGCGCTGCAATGAGGTCAGGGCTGTAGACCCGATACAGCAGGCTACCCGGCCTGACCGAGTCACCTTCGGCATTGACCGCCAGATTATCGATCCAGCCTTCTAGTCTTGAGACCGTCGCGTATTCCAGTCGCTCATTGGCCTCGACCGTTCCAAAGGCTCTCAGCACGCGGCTGAAATCGCGAACCTGTGCGGGCGCTGTCCGGATGCCCATGGTCTGGATCATTTCGGGTGACACCGTGACGCCGGCTCCAGCCTCGCCGGCGTAAACGGGGATGTAATCCATACCCATGGAATCTTTCTTCGGAACGGGCGAGGTATCCGGCTTACCCATCGGATGCTTGTAGTAGAGGGTTTCGCGCTCGCCGCTGGCACTACTTTCCTGTTTATCGGCTGGTACAAGGTCCATCCCGCAGATCGGGCAAGTGCCATTCGGATCTGTAGAGATGTAGTGAGGATGCATCGGGCAAGTGTATTGCTGCTCCTCGACTGCCGCTTCGGGGATGGCCGTCTGGCGCGCGGTGGGGGCACCGCATCCGCCGAGTGCAAGGCCGCCAAGTGTGATGGCGATGAACAGATAAACATGTCTCATGAGGTCACCAGAAGCGCGTTGAGGCGCGCGATCGAGGCAGCCTTGAGGGCTTTTTCGGTTTCGATCTGAGCGCGGAGTTTGAGAACGGCGATCTCGCCATCAATGATGGGCGCATATCCGCCGACGCCTGATTCATAGATATTGAGCTGTGCATCGATCTCGTCTTCGACGGCACCAATCTCTCTCTCAAGAATGTCGAGACTGGTCTCGGAGGATTTGATCGCTGCTGCCAAGGATGTGTAGCGGGCGAAGGCACTTCGAGCAGCGGCCTGGTAGCGTTGTTCGGCACCAGCCCTCTCGGCTCGGGCTGCGCGAAGGCGCGGCTCCTGCTTCTGTTTTGCCCAGAGCGGGACTGTAAAAGTAATTGTGCCGGACACCCAGTCATCGCCCGCAAAGGTCTGGCCGGCATCGCGCTGCTGATAAGTGAGTTGCGCGCCCCATTCTGGTTTCCATTCCGACCTCGCTTCATCGATGCCGAACTCAGTCACCCTGACAGCAGCATCAGCGACGCGCACTGCATAGAAATCGAGTGCCGCGCCTGACCATTCCTTCATTTGAAGCGGCGGGATGGGCGTATTTGGCACAAGCCCAACAAGATCCATAAGCTGGGCATCGATTTCTGCATCCTGCCGTTCGAGATCGACGAGCGTTCTTGAAACTTCGGCGCGCTCGCCTTCGATTTCGGCCAAACGATAGACCGCGGGGCGGCCTGCATCGATTTCAGCCTCGACGACCCCGGTCAGCTCGTCATATTTGGCGTCGCGGGCGTCGGCCAGAATGCGTTGCGACTCGATACGCTGCTTCTCTGCCAGAAGTGCGATGAGTTCAGCCCGCAATATTGCGAACCGGGCGTCGCGGGCGGCATCTGTCTGCAAGGATATGGCGCGCGCTTCGCCGGCGCGGGCTTCGCGACCAGCGAGGCTAGGAAATTGCTGGCGGACACCAATCGCTTTGTTGGTCGGCAGATAGCTTGTGAAGGACGGATCATAGATGGGGAAATTGTTGATCCCGATGGAGACAACAGGATCGGGCAGGGCCGTTGCAGCGCGGGCGCGTTCCCGGCTCGCTTCGGCGTCATATCCAAGAGCTGACAGAGTTGGATGGTCTGCGAGACGGATTTCGAGCTCGTCGAAGCTCTGGGCGTGGGCCGCTGGCAGAAGCGTGATGGCTACAAGCGCTGCAGCTTGCAAAATTCTGATTGTGGTAGGCATGATAAAACAGGTTTTCCTGACAGTGAAAGCACGACGATCATGGGCGGCTCAGGCAGCCTCAGATCATCGCTCTCAATTCAGGAGACGCTGTTTCAAGCTTATAGGCGTGAGGGGCGGGAGATCGGGAGTCTCGGGAGGACCAGTTTTGAGAATCGATCTTTCGGGAGGGAAGGTGACGGGCGCCTCATTTGCGACAGCCACGAACACCTGGTCGGGATGCCCGATCGTAACCGGTGGGTTAGCATCGGCTTGCGCCTGCATCAGCATAGGCGGACAGTCAAAACCAGCAGGACAGTCTGAGGAGGAAGAACGCTTCCCTGGCCCATGATCCATGGCAGGAGCAGGCGCCATTTCGGGGCAAGGATGGATCTGACTTTCAGATACGGACCATACCTCGTCATCGCCCAACATCATTGGACATGCCATGACTGGCTGCCCCGCCAGGAAGGCGGCAGCAGCGATCATCACAAGGCGTGTCCAGAGTGTCATCAAAAGCAGCCTAGATTGTAGCTCTTGACATTTGCTTGCGAGCAGCCCGTAGAAAACGTCATTTCTTGCGGCCTCCAAGTACAGCGACCAGCTCTTCAACTTTTTCGCGGCGATCCTCGACGCTGCTTGAGGTAAGGGCCTGATCGACGCATGTGTTGATGTGATCGTTGAGAACTACCGTTTCCAGGCCAACCAGAGCGGCTTTGACCGCCTGAACTTGGCGGATCACATCAATGCAGTACCGGTCTTCGGCTACCATCTTTGATATGCCGCGCACTTGGCCCTCGATCCGGGCCAGTCTTCTTATCGCGGCGTCCTTCGTCTCCGTTTTCATCGAATATACCCCATACCGGGTATTATAGTTAGTGCGATTTTCGGCAAAAGCGAGTCTCCATCAGTGGATGGTGTGCATATTAGCCTCAGTCCACGCTTTCATTGATCCGATATAGACATCGACTCGGGAAAAGCCGCTCCGCATGAGCTGCGAGGCAGCAATTGTGGCGCGGGCGCCACTGCCGCACATGACTGTAACCGGCTTGTCCGGGTCGAGGTCATTGGCGGCGCCGGGCAGCTTGCCGGCATAGGCGTGCATGCTGTTCTTGATGTGGCCGCTTTCATACTCATCGAGGGACCGGACATCGAGCAGGGTCCAGCCAGCCGGCGGATTGTCCACGCGTGCGGCGACCGTTTCCGTATCGACGAAGTCGAGTACCTCGAGCGGGCCGTTCTTGACCGCCAGTGGCATGGCCCCGCCGACAAATCCGCTCACATTGTCGAAGCCGATCCTCTGAAGCGTCGTGGCCGCCTCGATGGCCTGGTCTTCATCGCGGGTGACCAGCAGCACCGGCTTGTCAGCGGGCAGCAGCCAGCCGGCAAACGCGGCCAGCATGTCGTGCGGGATACAGAGGGCGCCCGTGCGGTGACCGCCGGCAAAATCGAAAATGCCGCGAACATCAAGGCAGACCGCATCGCCCGGGTCGAGCAGCTGGGCGGGGGAAGCCGGCATGGGCGCAGGCGGAGCGGCTTCGGTGCCTTCAATGTTGCCTTCTTCCATGCGCCGGAAATACGGCGGAATATAATGGTTCTCGGCCACCTTGGCGTCGATGAAGGCCTCGCGGTCTTCGATCTGCAGGCGCGGATTGTTGCGCTTTTCGTGCCCGATGGATGAGAACTCCCGGTCGGCCATGCCAGAGCCGCAGACCGACCCGGCCCCGTGTGCGGGATAGACCAGGCACTGCTCGCCAAGTCCCGTCAGCTTTTTCAGGCTGTCATAGAGAAGGCCGGCGACTTCGCGTTTGCGATCGGGATAGAAGTCGGTCCGGCCGACATCACCGATGAACAGGGCATCGCCCGTGAATACGCCCACAGGCCCGTCCTCGAAGCTCCTGTCGTAGAGAACATAGGACAGGCTGTCGTCGGTATGGCCGGGCGTTTCCAGCACCTTCAGGAGGGCACCGCCGATCTCGAACGTGTCGCCTTCTCTTGTCTCGGCTGCATACTGGACCGGTTTCTCCGGGTTCGGCCCATGCCAGACCTGCGCGCCGGTCTCCTCCTTCAGGACAGGGGCGCCTGAGAGAAGATCCTCATTGCGGTGGGTTTCGAAGACGTGCCTGATGACGGCGCCTTCCTCGCGGGCGAGGTCCAGATAGAGGTCGATGTCACGGCGGGGGTCGATGACGGCCGCTTCACCATCGGCGCTCAGGAAGTAGGAGAGGTGGGCAAGACCTTCTGTCTTGATCTTTTCGAGTCGCATCCTGTTGGCTCCTTTATGGGATCGATTGGGTCTGACTGTAGATGGAAGACGCGCTAGTCCTCAGCGACCGACGCGCCAGCAGCTTCATCAGGGTTGAGGGTACCTTCGAAAGGTGGAACCGGGCGGGCCTCAGCAGCGCTTTCCGTAGCTGCCAAGCCGTTCGCCGCGATGTCGGAGATCAGCCATTCCATTTCCTTGATCTCCCGGCGCTGGGCCGTGATGATCTCATCAGCAAGTTCGCGCACCCGCACATCGTCGATGCCGGCGCGTTCACTTGTCATGATGGCAATGGAGTGGTGCGGGATCATCGCTTTCATGTAGGACCGGTCTTCCACCGTGGCCTGGCTGCGCACCAGCCAGAGGGCCAGCACGAAGACGATCGCCGCGCCGGCATAGATGCCGAGATTGATGCGGCTGTTCTTATACATCCCCAGCATAAAGCTCAGCATCACCACGGCCATCGCTGCGCCCATGATGAAGGCCATGTAGAAGCGGGTCTCGCTCCAGCGAACATGCTCCCACGCATAGGTGTTGAGATACATCAGGCCGAGCATTACGGCCGTCGATGTCGCGATCATGGCGGCAAAGCGCCAGTAGCTGGTCTTCATGTCCATTTGATCCTCCGGATACTGGTATGGGGTATCTGAGGCCAACGGAAAATTAGGGGGCGGGGTTCCGCATTACTTTCGGGTAATTAGCCATGGGTTGCCTAATTACCCACGGCCAGAATGGTGCCCGCCTGCGGTTTCCCGCATTCGCTGCAGGAAGAAACGTTCGAAGGCAAAAATGGCCAGCATGCCTGTGAGTGCGATGATGATGATGGAGGGGTCCGCCTGCCATTTCAGGATGAGAAAAGCCGAAAGCGCCAGCGCATCAAGCAGAATGGCGCAAAGCAGTATCGCTGGCGCGGCTCCGACATCTTGCCTGAGTTGGCGGAAGACGCCCCAGTGGATGATCATGTCCATGACGAGATAGAAAATTGCGCCGAGTGAGGCGATCCGGCTGAGATCGAAGAAGGCGGCGAGCAGGCCGGCTGCCACCACGGTGTAGACCAGCGTATGTTTCTGGATCGTGCCCGGCATACCGAAATGGCGGTGGGGGATGAGGTGCATGTCGGTCAGCATGGCGAGCATGCGCGACACGGCGAACAGGCTGGCCAGCAGCCCCGAGGCGGTTGCGATGATGGCAATCGCCACGGTGAACCAGAGCCCATAGTCCCCGAGCGCCGGGCGGGCGGCTTCGGCCAGCGAATAGTCCTTGGCCGCAACGATTTCAGGCACGGTCAGCGTTGAGCCGACGGCATAGCAGACGAGCAGGTAGATGACCGTACAGATAGCCAGCGAGATCATGATCGCCCGGCCGACATTCTTCTCCGGCTGCTTCACCTCGTCACCGCTATTGGTGATGGTGGTAAAGCCCTTATAGGCAAGGATGGCGATGGCCACTCCGGCGAAAAAGCCGCCTCCCGATGTCGTATTGGCGAAACCGTCGGTCACCGGTCGGAAGGCGAACCCGCCTGCCCACAAGGCAACCAGCGCAAAGGCGAGGATGCCCCCGATCTTCAGGACGGCGGTGACCTTGGAGACGCTACTGATAAACTCATTGTCTGCAATGTTGATACCGAAGGCGATGACGATCAGCCCGATGGCAAGCAGCGGCACGAGGACGCCGCCCTCAATTCCGAAGAGCTGCAGCGTGTAGGTGCCGAAAGTGCGCGCCACCAGGCTCTCATTGATGATCATCGAGAACGCCATGAGCAGCGCCGCTCCGCCCGTCACCGTCGATGGGCCATAGGCGCGCTCCAGGATCATCGCGATGCCGCCGGCGTTCGGATACTTGTTCGAGACCTTGATATAGGAATAGGCGCTGAACCCGCTGATGATGGCAGCGAGCAGGAAAGCGAGCGGAAACAGGTCACCCGCGAACTCCGCCACCTGACCGGTGAGCGCGAAGATACCGGCGCCAATCATGACGCCGGTCCCCATCGCGACTGTCCCGGCGAGGGTGAGTGACCCCTTGCGGTACTGACCGGACCTCATTGGCCGTCCGGACTAGCCAGTCGCGTAGGACCTTCATAAGTCGCGTAGGTCCGGGTGCTGTCCCCGGAGAATAGAAGCACGTCATAACGGTCCGGCGGATTGGGTGTTTCCATGCCCGGGGAGCCTTGCGGCATGCCGGGCACGGACAGGCCGTCCGCCTCGGGCCGTTCGCTCAGGAGGCGACGGATTTCGCGGGCCGGGACATGACCTTCGACCGCATAGCCATCGACTTCACCTGTATGGCAGCTCATCAGCGGATCCGGAACGCCCAGGCGTGCTCGCACCGGCCTCAGGTCTTCCTCTTCCTTGACCACGACATCGAAGCCATTGTCACGAAGATGATCGATCCAGGCCGTGCAGCAGCCGCACCAAGGCGTCTTGTGAACGGTCACTGTCTGCGCACTCGCCGGGGCCGGCGTTGAAAAGAGCATCCATCCGACAATAGCGGCTGCCATGACCAGCATGCCGCCGGCGCCTGCGAAAAGGATTCTGGACATGTCATTTCTCCGTCAGGTCAAAGTTTCAGTGTTCTCAGGCGCAGCGCGTTTCCGATTACGGAAACAGAGCTGAGGCTCATGGCGCCCGCTGCAATCATAGGACTGAGCAACAGTCCGAAGAAGGGGTACAGGACACCCGCCGCCACCGGCACGCCAAGCGCATTGTAGATAAAGGCGAAGAACAGGTTCTGGCGAATGTTCCTCATCGTCGCGTGGCTGAGCTCGCGGGCTTTGGCAACGCCAATCAGGTCGCCCTTCACCAGCGTCACGCCGGCGCTTTCCATGGCGACGTCGGTCCCGGTCCCCATGGCGATGCCCACATCGGCCTGGGCAAGCGCGGGGGCGTCATTGATGCCGTCGCCGCACATGGCGACGCGCGCGCCGGCCTGCTGCAGTTCCGACACAATGCGGTGCTTGTCCTCGGGCGAGACGTCGGCATGAACCGCGTCGATGCCGACCTTGTCCGCGACCGCGCGGGCAGTGGTTTCATTGTCGCCCGTCAGCATGACGATCTTGAGGCCCTCGGCGTGAAGGCGGCGGATGGCTTCCGGCGTCGTGTCCTTGATCGGGTCGGCGACGGAGACGAGGCCCGCAGGCTTTCCGTCGACGGCGACGAACATGACGGTCTGACCCTCGGCGCGGTACTGGTCGGCGCTTGCGCCGAGCGTGTCGGACCAGCCGCCGATACGGTCCATCATCTTCCGATTGCCGATCGCGACAGTCTTGCCATCGACGGAGGCGTGCGCGCCTTCGCCGGTGACCGACTCAAAGTCGTTCGCCTCCTTACGCGGCGCATCCTTCGCTTCGGCCCCGCGCACAATGGCTTCTGCCAGCGGGTGTTCGCTCGAGCGTTCGACGGCGGCGACCAGGCCGAGCAGCTTCGCCTGATCGAAACCGTCTGCCGGATCCACATGGATCAGCTCCGGACGGCCAAGCGTCAGCGTGCCGGTCTTGTCGACCACCACCGTGTCGACCTTCTCGAAGGTCTCCAGCGCCTCTGCATTCTTGATCAGGATGCCGTTCGAGGCGCCCTTGCCCGTGCCGACCATGATGGACATCGGCGTCGCCAGGCCGAGCGCACACGGACACGCAATGATCAGCACGGCGACGGCATTCACGATCGCAAAGGCCATCGCCGGATCCGGTCCGAACAAGGCCCAGACGATGAAGGTTACAATGGCGACGCCGATCACCGCCGGCACGAAGATCGACGAGACGACATCGGCAAGCCGCTGGATCGGCGCACGCGAGCGCTGCGCGGCCGCGACCATCTGCACGATCTGCGAGAGCAGCGTGTCCTCGCCGACATGCGTCGCCTGCATGACGAGCGAGCCGGTGCCGTTGACGGTCCCGCCTGTGACGCGGTCGCCCGCTGATTTTTCCACGGGGACAGGTTCGCCGGTCACCATGGATTCATCGACAGTGCCATGGCCCTCGATCACCTCACCATCTACGGGCACCTTCTCGCCGGGCCGCACGCGCAGCCGGTCGCCGGCCGTCACATGGGCCAGGTCGATCTCTTCCTCACTGCCATCCTCGGCAATGCGCCGGGCCGTCGGCGGGGCAAGCTCTAGCAGCGCGCGGATGGCGCCCGAGGTCGCGTTCCGGGCGCGCAGCTCCAGCACCTGGCCAAGCAGGACCAGCGTCACGATCACCGCAGCCGCCTCATAATAGACCGCAACATTGCCGCCATGCCCCCTGAAGGAATCCGGGAATATGCCCGGCGCGATGGTCGCGACGAGCGAGTAGACATAAGCGACCCCTACGCCCATCGCGATCAGCGTAAACATATTGAGGCTCTTGCGCTTCACCGATTGCCAGCCGCGCTGGAAGAAGGGCAGGCCGGCCCAGAGCACGACTGGCGTGGCGAGCGCAAACTGCATCCAGACGCTCACTTTCGGGCCGACCCAGTACATGAGCGGGCTGCCGGGAATCATCTCACCCATCACATAGACGAGCAGCGGCGCCGAAAAGACGAGCGCCACCCAGAAGCGGCGCGTCATGTCATCGAGTTCGCTCGTATCCTGTTCGGCTGTGACCGTTTCCGGTTCCAGCGCCATGCCGCAGATCGGGCAGCCGGTATTGGAGGTTTCGCGGACCTGCGGATGCATCGGACAGGTCCAGACCGTTCCGGAATAGCCCTCCGGGATATTGTCGTACGCGCCGTCCGGCTTGTCCGGCGCGGCATGCTCATGATGGCATGAATGGCCGTGGGGGGATGTATGGTCGGATGACATGGCAATCTCTCCAGGTAGGAGGGCTAGTGTTAGCAACAAATAATACCCCAGTGGGGTATAATCAAGAATACCATTTGGTTCGGGCTTTGCCCCAGCCTTGCTCTGGCGATCCGTTGCGGCTCGCGCCCGACGTCGTTACAGCCACCGAGGGGTCTGATCGCGATAGACTTCGTACGCTGGACCGAACCGCGCATGGAGAGCCCGCTCTTCAGGCTTTATCTGCAGGATTGTCATGGAGATGATGAACAGCGCCGGCATCAACGCCGCGGCATAGTTCTGGAAGGAAAACGCGGCCGCAGTAAGTAGTATTGCAAAGCCGAGATACATTGGATTGCGGGTGTAGCGGTAGAGCCCGCCGGTAACCAAAGTCGATGCGGCCTCTGGATGGATGGGGTTCACAGTTGTTGCTGCCTTGCGGAATGCGCCAAGGGACGCAAGCAGGATCGCTGCGCCAATGGTCGCAAGCATTACAACGGCAACAGTGCCTACCATTCCGATCCGGAAAGACAGACCGGGTAACAGCTTTGCTGCAGCCCACGCGGCCAGGCCGAAAGCCGCAAGTTGCAGGACCGGCGGGATGCGAAGGTTCAACGCCCGGGCTCCAGAGAGCGGCCTTCGCTCTCGGGGGTTGATTTCAGCTCGCCCAGCGCCTGAAGCGTAATCGTCCAGGAGGAGCGCAGGAACAGCCCGGCGAGGACGCCGGCGACGACAAGGTCGGGCCAGGGCGAACCGGTCAGCGCGACAAGCCCAGCAGCCCCGATCACGCCGACATTGCCGATCGCGTCATTGCGCGAGCAGAGCCAGACCGAGCGGACATTGCTGTCCCCGTCGCGCCAGCGCAGCAGGATCAGCACACTCACCAGATTTGCGACAAGCGCCATGGCGCCAATGAGGCTCATCGTGACGGTCTCCGGCGCACCATCTGCAAAGATGCGGGCGAGTGTCGAGCCGAGGATAAACAGCGCGATCAGCGCCAGGGAACCTGCCTTGAACAAGGACGCCTTTGCGCGCACGGACGCGCTCATTCCGATGACTGCAAGGCTAATCGCATAAGTCGCCGCGTCTCCGCCAAAGTCGAGGGCGTCTGCCTTCAGCGCCTGCGAACGCGCGAGATAACCGGCTGAGATTTCGACAACGAACATGATGGCGTTAATG is a window from the Hyphomonas sp. genome containing:
- a CDS encoding cation transporter encodes the protein MSNCCESKTFDGTSRAYRRALFAVIAINAIMFVVEISAGYLARSQALKADALDFGGDAATYAISLAVIGMSASVRAKASLFKAGSLALIALFILGSTLARIFADGAPETVTMSLIGAMALVANLVSVLILLRWRDGDSNVRSVWLCSRNDAIGNVGVIGAAGLVALTGSPWPDLVVAGVLAGLFLRSSWTITLQALGELKSTPESEGRSLEPGR